A single genomic interval of Microbacterium oleivorans harbors:
- the trpD gene encoding anthranilate phosphoribosyltransferase yields the protein MAQHAWRDILTDLLEGRDLSVSDATWAMREVMAGRATSSQLAGFLVALRAKGETVDEIVGFRDAILEAALPLSVPTDALDIVGTGGDRFGTVNVSTMASIVAAASGVPVVKHGNKAASSKSGSSDVLAALGIDLSLDPAGVARVLDEAGITFAFASAFHPGFRHAGPTRAELGIPTVFNFLGPLCNPARAEANAVGVAHLDRVPLITGVFRTRGATALVFRGDDGLDELTTTGHSRIWEVSRGDIHEHDLDPRDLGIPLARIDDLLGGDPEHNAEVVRRVLAGDAGPVRDIVLLNAAAGIVAYRLWRESGEVQRPILERLAEATETAAEAIDSGGAAKTLEAWVAATHR from the coding sequence ATGGCTCAGCACGCGTGGCGCGACATCCTGACGGATCTTCTCGAGGGGCGCGATCTCAGCGTGTCGGATGCCACCTGGGCCATGCGCGAGGTCATGGCCGGGCGCGCGACATCGTCGCAGCTGGCCGGTTTCCTGGTGGCCCTCCGCGCCAAGGGCGAGACCGTGGACGAGATCGTCGGCTTCCGCGATGCGATCCTCGAGGCGGCTCTGCCCCTGTCGGTCCCCACGGATGCCCTCGACATCGTCGGTACCGGCGGCGACCGCTTCGGCACGGTCAACGTCTCGACGATGGCCTCGATCGTCGCCGCAGCGAGTGGTGTCCCCGTCGTCAAGCACGGCAACAAGGCCGCGAGTTCGAAGTCCGGGTCCTCCGACGTGCTCGCCGCCCTCGGCATCGACCTGTCGCTCGATCCCGCCGGCGTGGCGCGGGTGCTCGACGAGGCGGGAATCACCTTCGCGTTCGCCTCGGCCTTCCACCCCGGATTCCGCCACGCCGGCCCCACCCGCGCCGAGCTGGGCATCCCCACCGTCTTCAACTTCCTCGGTCCGCTGTGCAACCCGGCACGTGCCGAGGCCAACGCGGTCGGCGTCGCGCACCTCGACCGGGTGCCGCTCATCACGGGCGTCTTCCGTACGCGCGGCGCGACAGCGCTGGTGTTCCGCGGCGACGACGGACTGGACGAGCTGACGACGACCGGTCACAGCCGGATCTGGGAGGTCAGTCGCGGCGACATCCACGAGCACGATCTCGATCCGCGCGACCTGGGGATCCCGCTCGCGCGCATCGATGACCTGTTGGGTGGCGATCCGGAACACAACGCCGAGGTGGTGCGGCGCGTGCTGGCCGGCGACGCCGGCCCGGTGCGCGACATCGTGCTGCTGAACGCCGCGGCCGGGATCGTCGCCTATCGGCTCTGGCGCGAGTCGGGGGAGGTCCAGCGGCCGATCCTCGAGCGTCTGGCGGAGGCGACCGAGACGGCCGCCGAGGCGATCGACTCCGGCGGTGCGGCGAAGACGCTCGAGGCGTGGGTCGCAGCCACGCATCGCTGA
- a CDS encoding YchJ family protein, producing the protein MRSRYTAFALGDTVHLARTWHPATRPADLDADRGTDWLGLTIVRAAGGAPDDDGVVEFRARWRAGGVTGELHEVSRFRRLRGRWVYVDGIIDEAS; encoded by the coding sequence ATGCGATCGCGATACACCGCGTTCGCCCTCGGAGACACCGTCCATCTCGCCCGCACCTGGCATCCGGCGACGCGCCCTGCGGACCTCGACGCCGACCGGGGCACGGACTGGCTCGGCTTGACGATCGTTCGAGCCGCGGGGGGCGCGCCGGACGACGATGGCGTCGTCGAGTTCCGCGCCCGCTGGCGGGCCGGAGGCGTGACCGGAGAGCTGCACGAGGTGAGCCGGTTCCGGCGTCTTCGAGGCCGGTGGGTGTACGTCGACGGCATCATCGACGAAGCCTCCTGA
- a CDS encoding diguanylate cyclase domain-containing protein, translated as MIDQFSVSLVTAVVVLMCAMLFVFDTLLRRPDQSGRFWAAGFLAAVLTTMFYVMWAADPGTSWAVVAGNTSSVIGTGLMWLGCRAYNRLPVIVPGATVAAGGGAAALAAAIEFAAGGDDWSGAFVMFVALALFAGAAAAECFRGSLGASRTALPLGLVFGIQAIFYAARIVVVAASGYGEVFDAWVGTIATSLLTVILSITALVTASVLRAGRVGLRGFGQGADGDGGLGEILSETAFRRALARSAVRAEARRELLAVSVIELEGLEYIATAFGLDVGDEVVRTWRSTMNENAPTLAVLGEVGAERLGVITVVASAADARRQAMVLYRSLFEALASVEGGVLPAIGIGIALSDVSGYDPDVLSELAGAAAVRASSGVASAVLLAEPA; from the coding sequence ATGATCGATCAGTTCTCCGTGTCGCTGGTCACCGCCGTGGTCGTGCTCATGTGCGCGATGCTCTTCGTCTTCGACACGCTGCTGAGACGCCCTGATCAGAGCGGTCGCTTCTGGGCCGCCGGCTTCCTCGCCGCGGTGCTGACCACCATGTTCTACGTGATGTGGGCCGCCGACCCCGGGACGTCATGGGCCGTCGTGGCCGGCAACACGTCGTCCGTCATCGGGACGGGGCTGATGTGGCTCGGATGCCGGGCCTACAACCGTCTCCCCGTGATCGTCCCCGGCGCGACCGTCGCCGCCGGCGGCGGCGCTGCGGCCCTCGCCGCCGCGATCGAGTTCGCCGCTGGGGGCGATGACTGGTCGGGTGCGTTCGTGATGTTCGTCGCACTCGCCCTCTTCGCCGGAGCAGCCGCGGCCGAATGCTTCCGCGGTTCGCTCGGTGCCTCGCGCACCGCGCTGCCCCTCGGTCTGGTGTTCGGAATCCAGGCGATCTTCTACGCGGCCCGCATCGTGGTCGTCGCGGCCTCAGGCTATGGCGAGGTCTTCGATGCTTGGGTCGGCACGATCGCCACCAGCCTGCTCACGGTGATCCTCTCGATCACCGCGCTCGTCACCGCCTCGGTGCTGCGGGCCGGCCGTGTCGGTCTGCGTGGCTTCGGGCAGGGCGCGGACGGCGATGGCGGTCTCGGCGAGATCCTCTCCGAGACGGCCTTCCGGCGCGCGCTGGCCCGCAGCGCGGTCCGAGCCGAGGCCCGTCGGGAGCTGCTGGCGGTTTCGGTGATCGAGCTGGAGGGCCTGGAGTACATCGCGACGGCGTTCGGGCTCGACGTGGGCGACGAGGTCGTCCGAACCTGGCGGTCCACGATGAACGAGAACGCGCCCACTCTCGCCGTCCTCGGGGAGGTCGGAGCCGAGCGCCTCGGGGTCATCACGGTCGTGGCGTCCGCCGCCGACGCACGACGCCAGGCGATGGTGCTGTACCGCTCGCTGTTCGAGGCGCTGGCATCGGTCGAGGGCGGTGTCCTGCCGGCGATCGGCATCGGAATCGCGCTGAGCGACGTCTCGGGGTACGACCCGGACGTGCTCAGCGAACTGGCCGGCGCCGCTGCGGTGCGCGCGTCGTCCGGGGTGGCGTCGGCCGTGCTCCTCGCCGAACCCGCCTGA
- a CDS encoding PHP domain-containing protein: MNPVDALTEIAELLERERSSRYKSKAFRTAADAIAGLTDAELDDVPALRRRAGIGERTLEVIVRARGGAVPAYLADLRERRGVVPAGELRRLLRGDLHSHSEWSDGLTPIEEMVGAARALGHEYLALTDHSPRLRVARGLSPERLREQLDVVAGMSGDGFTLLSGIEVDILDDGSLDQEDELLRRLDIVVASAHSKLRMAHGPMTRRLVAAASDPRVDVLGHVTGRLVEGSRGTRPPSEFDPAPVFAACAANGVAVEINSRPERQDPPDELITGALEAGCLFSIDSDAHAPGQLSLLDYGAARAERLGVPADRIVTTWPLARLREWTGRDRG; encoded by the coding sequence ATGAACCCTGTCGATGCCCTCACCGAGATCGCGGAGCTCCTCGAGCGCGAGAGGTCGTCGAGATACAAGTCGAAGGCGTTCCGAACCGCCGCGGATGCGATCGCGGGCTTGACGGACGCAGAACTCGACGACGTCCCGGCGCTACGACGTCGCGCGGGCATCGGCGAACGCACGCTCGAGGTGATCGTCCGGGCCCGCGGGGGTGCCGTGCCCGCGTATCTGGCGGATCTGCGGGAGCGCCGCGGCGTCGTTCCGGCGGGGGAGCTGCGGCGACTGCTGCGGGGCGACCTGCACTCGCACTCGGAGTGGTCCGACGGTCTGACCCCGATCGAGGAGATGGTCGGTGCGGCACGCGCCCTCGGGCACGAGTACCTGGCGCTCACCGACCACTCACCGCGGCTCCGGGTCGCGCGAGGGCTCTCGCCCGAACGGCTGCGAGAGCAGCTGGACGTCGTCGCGGGCATGAGCGGTGACGGGTTCACCCTGCTGAGCGGGATCGAGGTCGACATCCTCGACGACGGATCGCTCGACCAGGAGGACGAGCTGTTGCGGCGGCTCGACATCGTCGTGGCCTCCGCGCACTCGAAGCTGCGCATGGCGCACGGTCCGATGACGCGTCGTCTGGTGGCCGCGGCATCCGATCCCCGGGTCGACGTGCTCGGCCACGTGACGGGCCGGTTGGTCGAGGGGAGTCGGGGCACCCGGCCGCCCTCCGAGTTCGACCCCGCTCCGGTCTTCGCGGCCTGCGCGGCGAATGGCGTGGCGGTCGAGATCAACTCGCGCCCCGAGCGTCAGGATCCGCCCGACGAGCTGATCACCGGGGCCCTCGAAGCGGGGTGTCTGTTCAGCATCGATTCCGACGCCCATGCGCCCGGCCAGCTGTCGCTGCTCGACTACGGAGCGGCACGCGCCGAGAGGCTCGGCGTGCCGGCGGACCGGATCGTCACGACATGGCCGCTCGCGAGGCTGCGGGAGTGGACCGGTCGGGATCGAGGCTGA
- a CDS encoding 5'-3' exonuclease, whose product MADRLMLLDSASLYFRAFYGVPDSVTAPDGRPINAVRGLLDMIAKLVDAYEPSHLVACWDDDWRPQWRVDLLPSYKTHRVAEPAVSGADVEVVPDPLQAQVPVIREALGVLGIPIVGAADHEADDVIGTLATRSDIPVDVVTGDRDLIQLVDDARGIRVVYTGRGMSNLDVLTDDAVIAKYAVRPDQYADFATMRGDASDGLPGVAGVGDKTAATLLAAHGDLDGIVAAAERGDGMTAGVRAKITAAAEYLAVAPRVVNVVRDLPLAPVDGRIRPVDQDALDELATRWGLGASATRAAASLGKRV is encoded by the coding sequence ATGGCCGACCGCCTCATGCTGCTCGACAGCGCGTCCCTCTACTTCCGTGCGTTCTACGGGGTGCCCGACAGCGTCACGGCGCCGGACGGGCGTCCCATCAACGCGGTGCGCGGTCTGCTCGACATGATCGCCAAGCTCGTCGACGCGTATGAGCCCAGCCACCTCGTCGCGTGCTGGGATGACGACTGGCGCCCGCAATGGCGGGTCGACCTCCTCCCCAGCTACAAGACGCACCGCGTCGCCGAGCCGGCGGTGAGCGGCGCCGATGTCGAAGTGGTCCCCGACCCGCTCCAAGCGCAGGTCCCCGTCATCCGGGAGGCGCTGGGCGTGCTCGGCATCCCGATCGTGGGCGCAGCCGACCACGAGGCCGACGATGTGATCGGCACGCTCGCGACGCGCTCCGACATCCCGGTGGACGTCGTCACCGGCGATCGCGATCTCATCCAGCTGGTCGATGACGCACGCGGCATCCGTGTCGTCTACACGGGGCGCGGCATGAGCAACCTCGACGTGCTCACCGACGACGCCGTCATCGCGAAATATGCGGTGCGGCCCGATCAGTACGCGGACTTCGCGACGATGCGCGGAGACGCCTCGGACGGCCTGCCCGGGGTCGCCGGCGTCGGCGACAAGACCGCCGCGACGCTGCTGGCCGCCCACGGCGACCTCGACGGCATCGTCGCGGCCGCCGAACGCGGCGACGGGATGACCGCGGGCGTGCGGGCCAAGATCACGGCCGCCGCCGAGTACCTCGCGGTCGCGCCCCGCGTCGTCAACGTGGTGCGCGACCTCCCGCTGGCGCCGGTCGACGGGCGCATCCGCCCGGTGGATCAGGACGCTCTCGACGAACTGGCGACGCGCTGGGGGCTCGGAGCCTCCGCGACCCGCGCCGCCGCATCCTTGGGCAAACGGGTCTGA
- a CDS encoding sensor histidine kinase, which produces MDTEAPQRTRATFVLPNSPRWVDAVLGDGDRSRSAMLNQIVVMSVVLVVAAVGLLVGLRGDAVLFFVAVTGVFLLTGAAIIVPWGHVPPRWLAVIPVGDIVAIAIMRTAEPAAGFGLLWVFPVIWLASGFGTAGWIGGMGLSLSAYAVVEATTRTAPSSFGFVLLPLLLIAVSTSTYLSSRRANAQRLLLDRQATVLTQSLERARRHEQVLTEALDRVDFGVVRIETDGSASIINDAHARLLRGSRSSAAPDVFTADGASLLAPEEQPMARVRRGEAFSDARIQVGSGDDRRVLSVSARRIIEPDGRDSGAVVVTRDVTAETDASRERDALVSSVSHELRTPLTSILGYLELAIDTPGVPEAALENLRVADRNADQLLRLVGDVLAASSQSRSAAQVTVAPEDVDLAELVNAAVESILVSAGERGITIDVSRVEPARAYADPVRIRQVLDNLLSNAVKYNRPRGRVSVATSVGDQWAIIAVQDSGVGLNEEDLGSVFQRYYRGVAVRDSAVAGNGLGLAISRDIVRRHGGDITVNSVLGVGSTFTVTLQARRPGGS; this is translated from the coding sequence ATGGACACCGAAGCGCCGCAGCGTACGCGAGCGACGTTCGTCCTACCGAACTCCCCGAGGTGGGTGGATGCCGTTCTCGGGGACGGCGATCGTTCCCGGTCGGCGATGCTCAACCAGATCGTCGTGATGAGCGTCGTGCTCGTCGTGGCGGCTGTCGGGCTGCTCGTCGGGCTCCGCGGCGACGCGGTGCTGTTCTTCGTCGCCGTCACCGGTGTGTTCCTGCTGACCGGGGCGGCGATCATCGTGCCGTGGGGCCACGTCCCGCCCCGCTGGCTCGCCGTCATCCCGGTCGGCGACATCGTCGCGATCGCGATCATGCGCACGGCCGAGCCGGCGGCCGGGTTCGGACTGCTGTGGGTGTTCCCGGTGATCTGGCTCGCGAGCGGCTTCGGCACCGCCGGCTGGATCGGGGGCATGGGGCTCTCCCTCTCGGCCTATGCCGTGGTCGAGGCGACCACGCGGACCGCGCCGTCGTCGTTCGGATTCGTCCTGTTGCCGCTGCTGCTCATCGCCGTGAGCACGTCCACGTATCTCAGCAGTCGCCGGGCCAACGCTCAGCGACTGCTGCTCGACCGGCAGGCGACCGTGCTGACCCAGTCTCTCGAGCGGGCGCGCCGCCACGAGCAGGTGCTCACCGAGGCGCTCGACCGGGTCGACTTCGGCGTCGTGCGCATCGAGACCGACGGATCGGCGTCGATCATCAATGACGCGCACGCCCGCTTGCTGCGCGGCTCACGTTCCAGCGCCGCGCCCGATGTCTTCACAGCCGACGGCGCGAGCCTGCTGGCGCCGGAGGAACAGCCGATGGCCCGGGTGCGGCGCGGCGAGGCGTTCAGCGATGCGCGCATCCAGGTCGGCAGCGGCGACGATCGACGCGTGCTCAGCGTGTCGGCGCGCCGCATCATCGAGCCCGACGGACGCGATTCGGGCGCCGTCGTGGTGACCCGCGACGTCACGGCCGAGACGGACGCCTCACGCGAGCGCGACGCTCTCGTCTCGTCGGTGTCGCACGAGCTGCGTACGCCGCTGACGTCGATCCTCGGCTACCTCGAACTCGCCATCGACACTCCCGGGGTTCCCGAGGCCGCGCTGGAGAACCTCCGGGTCGCGGACCGCAATGCGGATCAGCTGCTGCGGCTCGTGGGCGACGTGCTGGCAGCGTCGAGTCAGAGCAGGTCGGCCGCTCAGGTCACCGTGGCGCCCGAAGACGTCGACCTCGCCGAGCTCGTGAACGCCGCGGTCGAGTCGATCCTCGTCAGCGCCGGGGAGCGCGGCATCACGATCGACGTCTCGCGGGTAGAGCCGGCTCGCGCCTACGCCGACCCCGTCCGCATCCGTCAGGTGCTCGACAACCTCCTCTCGAACGCCGTGAAGTACAACCGTCCGCGCGGGCGCGTCTCGGTGGCGACCTCTGTCGGCGACCAGTGGGCGATCATCGCGGTGCAGGACTCAGGTGTGGGGTTGAACGAGGAGGATCTGGGCTCGGTCTTCCAGCGCTACTACCGGGGCGTGGCCGTCCGCGACTCGGCGGTGGCCGGAAACGGACTCGGTCTCGCGATCAGCCGCGACATCGTGCGACGGCACGGCGGCGACATCACGGTGAACAGCGTGCTCGGCGTCGGCTCGACCTTCACCGTCACGCTGCAGGCACGCCGGCCGGGGGGTTCGTGA
- a CDS encoding aromatic ring-opening dioxygenase LigA: MSHTATHTADTVEAPTRRTGLVKLLGSLGVLGGVVLIIGGIVVWSIVSSQLRAENITVPDDAAAFQGQTVAGPFTAFVQADIIQHHALDASGGKTYAELDKDDPVRATMMNASFLRASLFTSVVSFGVAAFAMGMGILSIIFGFAIHRLASAPVVVRRTAVTSG, encoded by the coding sequence ATGTCCCACACCGCCACCCACACCGCCGACACGGTGGAGGCGCCCACCCGCCGCACCGGCCTGGTCAAGCTCCTGGGCAGCCTGGGCGTGCTCGGAGGGGTCGTCCTGATCATCGGCGGCATCGTCGTCTGGTCGATCGTGTCGTCGCAGCTGCGGGCCGAGAACATCACCGTGCCCGATGACGCGGCCGCCTTCCAGGGGCAGACGGTTGCGGGTCCCTTCACCGCGTTCGTCCAGGCCGACATCATCCAGCACCATGCGCTCGACGCGTCGGGCGGCAAGACCTACGCCGAGCTGGACAAGGACGACCCGGTGCGCGCGACCATGATGAACGCGTCGTTCCTGCGGGCCTCGCTGTTCACGTCCGTGGTCTCGTTCGGCGTCGCCGCCTTCGCGATGGGCATGGGTATCCTGTCGATCATCTTCGGCTTCGCGATCCACCGCCTGGCCTCGGCCCCGGTGGTCGTCCGCCGCACCGCGGTGACCTCCGGCTGA
- the rpsA gene encoding 30S ribosomal protein S1, producing the protein MTNATTAPATKQVAINDIGSAEDFLAAVEKTLKFFNDGDLIEGTVVKIDRDEVLLDVGYKTEGVIPSRELSIKHDVDPNEVVKVGDEVEALVLQKEDKEGRLILSKKRAQYERAWGDVEKIKENDGVVTGSVIEVVKGGLIVDIGLRGFLPASLIELRRVRDLTPYLGQEIEAKILELDKNRNNVVLSRRALLEQTQSESRTTFLNNLHKGQVRKGVVSSIVNFGAFVDLGGVDGLVHVSELSWKHIEHASEVVEVGQEVTVEILEVDLDRERVSLSLKATQEDPWQVFARTHAIGQVAPGKVTKLVPFGAFVRVADGIEGLVHISELSGKHVELAEQVVSVGEEVFVKIIDIDLERRRISLSLKQANESVDPFGTEFDPALYGMVTEYDENGEYKYPEGFDPETNQWKEGFDEQRLAWEAEYAAAQGRWEAHKAAVAKALEAEAAAPADNGSSFSSDIQSATTGGGGTLADDEALAALREKLSGR; encoded by the coding sequence ATGACTAACGCAACGACCGCCCCGGCCACCAAGCAGGTCGCCATCAACGACATCGGATCTGCTGAGGACTTCCTGGCCGCGGTCGAGAAGACTCTGAAGTTCTTCAACGACGGTGACCTCATCGAAGGAACCGTGGTGAAGATCGACCGCGACGAGGTCCTCCTCGACGTCGGCTACAAGACCGAGGGTGTCATCCCCTCGCGCGAGCTTTCCATCAAGCACGACGTCGACCCCAACGAGGTCGTCAAGGTCGGCGACGAGGTCGAAGCCCTCGTTCTCCAGAAGGAGGACAAGGAAGGCCGCCTCATCCTCTCCAAGAAGCGCGCGCAGTACGAGCGTGCCTGGGGTGACGTGGAGAAGATCAAGGAGAACGACGGTGTCGTCACCGGCTCCGTGATCGAGGTCGTCAAGGGTGGCCTCATCGTCGACATCGGCCTCCGCGGCTTCCTGCCCGCGTCGCTCATCGAGCTGCGCCGCGTCCGCGACCTCACGCCGTACCTCGGCCAGGAGATCGAGGCGAAGATCCTCGAGCTCGACAAGAACCGCAACAACGTCGTGCTCTCGCGCCGCGCCCTGCTCGAGCAGACGCAGTCCGAGTCGCGCACCACGTTCCTCAACAACCTGCACAAGGGGCAGGTCCGCAAGGGCGTCGTGTCGTCGATCGTCAACTTCGGTGCGTTCGTCGACCTCGGCGGCGTGGACGGCCTCGTGCACGTCTCCGAGCTGTCGTGGAAGCACATCGAGCACGCGTCGGAGGTCGTCGAGGTCGGCCAGGAGGTCACCGTCGAGATCCTCGAGGTCGACCTCGACCGCGAGCGCGTCTCGCTCTCGCTGAAGGCGACCCAGGAGGACCCGTGGCAGGTCTTCGCCCGCACGCACGCGATCGGACAGGTCGCGCCGGGCAAGGTCACCAAGCTGGTTCCGTTCGGTGCATTCGTCCGCGTCGCGGACGGCATCGAGGGCCTCGTGCACATCTCGGAGCTCTCGGGCAAGCACGTCGAGCTCGCCGAGCAGGTCGTGTCGGTCGGTGAAGAGGTCTTCGTGAAGATCATCGACATCGATCTCGAGCGTCGCCGCATCTCGCTCTCGCTCAAGCAGGCGAACGAGTCGGTCGATCCCTTCGGCACCGAGTTCGACCCGGCCCTCTACGGCATGGTCACCGAGTACGACGAGAACGGGGAGTACAAGTACCCCGAGGGCTTCGACCCGGAGACCAACCAGTGGAAGGAAGGCTTCGACGAGCAGCGCCTCGCTTGGGAAGCCGAGTACGCCGCAGCCCAGGGCCGCTGGGAGGCCCACAAGGCCGCTGTCGCCAAGGCCCTCGAGGCCGAGGCGGCTGCACCGGCCGACAACGGCTCGTCGTTCTCGTCGGACATCCAGTCCGCGACCACCGGTGGCGGCGGCACCCTGGCCGACGACGAGGCTCTCGCCGCACTGCGCGAGAAGCTCTCGGGTCGCTGA
- the coaE gene encoding dephospho-CoA kinase, whose amino-acid sequence MPLIALTGGIASGKSTIARRLAEHGAVVVDADQIVRDVQRPGSPVLERIAAEFGSHLVLADGVLDRASLAAVVFADPAARERLNAIVHPAVRAESQRRFDAEFAARADAVVVYDVPLLVEARVDDPWDLIVVAHASAAVRADRLQRLRGMTPDEADRRIAAQVPDETRLAIADVVIDTGGDLGETIAGADALWERLTA is encoded by the coding sequence ATGCCTTTGATCGCATTGACCGGCGGGATCGCGTCGGGGAAGTCCACGATCGCCCGTCGTCTCGCGGAGCACGGTGCGGTGGTCGTCGACGCAGACCAGATCGTGCGCGACGTGCAGCGCCCGGGGTCGCCGGTCCTGGAGCGGATCGCCGCCGAGTTCGGTTCCCACCTCGTGCTGGCCGACGGCGTCCTGGACCGCGCGTCGCTCGCGGCCGTGGTGTTCGCCGACCCGGCCGCTCGCGAGCGGCTGAACGCCATCGTCCACCCGGCCGTCCGCGCCGAGTCCCAGCGACGTTTCGACGCCGAGTTCGCCGCGCGTGCCGATGCGGTCGTCGTCTACGACGTGCCGTTGCTGGTCGAAGCTCGGGTGGACGACCCCTGGGATCTCATCGTCGTGGCGCATGCGTCGGCCGCCGTCCGGGCCGACCGCCTGCAGCGCCTGCGCGGCATGACGCCCGACGAGGCCGACCGGCGGATCGCCGCACAGGTGCCGGACGAGACACGACTGGCGATCGCCGACGTCGTCATCGATACCGGCGGCGACCTGGGCGAGACCATCGCCGGCGCCGATGCCCTCTGGGAGCGGCTGACGGCCTGA
- a CDS encoding response regulator transcription factor, with amino-acid sequence MERTAVVVEDQADIRSLLTAILESSGFEVHSAENGLDAVEIIRAVEPDVTTLDVNIPGIDGFEVARRVRTFSETYIIFISAFVEPGDAERGRAAGGDEYLGKPFRPRDLKARLAAIPSRRRRERSPLADAISPASPTTPPAHGSYADIALADGIVSVGGTALRMEPVETALLRQLIEAGGRARTKDELALGLRPRVRAEAADADEVRAVERSVESLRRALGQAGAGTRIESELGTGYRLRST; translated from the coding sequence GTGGAGCGCACCGCCGTCGTCGTCGAGGATCAGGCCGACATCCGAAGCCTGCTCACGGCGATCCTCGAGTCGAGCGGCTTCGAGGTGCATTCCGCCGAGAACGGGCTCGATGCGGTGGAGATCATCCGCGCGGTCGAACCGGACGTCACCACCCTCGATGTCAACATCCCCGGCATCGACGGGTTCGAAGTCGCCCGCCGTGTCCGCACGTTCAGCGAGACGTACATCATCTTCATCTCCGCGTTCGTCGAGCCCGGTGACGCGGAACGCGGCCGAGCTGCCGGCGGCGACGAATACCTCGGCAAGCCGTTCCGTCCCCGCGATCTCAAGGCGCGGCTGGCGGCGATCCCTTCGCGGCGGCGACGGGAGCGCTCGCCGCTCGCCGACGCGATCTCCCCGGCGTCCCCGACCACACCTCCCGCTCACGGCAGCTATGCCGATATCGCGCTGGCGGACGGCATCGTGAGCGTGGGCGGAACGGCCCTGCGCATGGAGCCGGTGGAGACCGCCCTGCTGCGCCAGCTCATCGAGGCCGGTGGCCGAGCGCGCACCAAGGACGAGCTCGCTCTCGGGCTCCGTCCGCGTGTTCGTGCCGAGGCCGCCGACGCGGACGAGGTGCGCGCCGTCGAACGCAGCGTCGAGTCGCTGCGGCGTGCGCTCGGGCAGGCCGGAGCCGGCACACGCATCGAGTCCGAGCTCGGCACCGGTTACCGCCTGCGATCGACCTGA